One Mycolicibacterium fortuitum subsp. fortuitum genomic window carries:
- a CDS encoding zinc-dependent alcohol dehydrogenase, producing the protein MRAAIITAPDKTEIVDVPTPEIGPNDVLVRIRACGICGSDTLYISIGGLPPRHGCMPIGHEPAGEVLQVGREVRDIAVGDRVVVNPMAIADDIIGNGGSTGALADYLLIKDAVRGQSLEVVPDHIPYEVAALNEPMAVALHAVNQVAPQPSDQVLVLGAGPIGLGITIALKSRGVKHVVVADILPSRLEKALKVGADAVINSRDEDVVARLIELHGPGDSMWPNKAGTDVFLDAAGVPAAVETALAAAKRGAKLGIVAVHKEPIGIDFMNLMSNELTIIGSMGYPTEIFEVTKDIIDNWEKYQLIISHTFDFVDLDQALQCVATPGAADKVVITMRGE; encoded by the coding sequence GTGAGAGCAGCCATCATTACCGCCCCCGACAAAACGGAGATCGTCGACGTACCGACGCCCGAGATAGGGCCCAATGACGTTCTGGTGAGGATCCGAGCCTGCGGAATCTGTGGTTCCGACACGCTCTACATCTCCATCGGTGGATTACCACCACGGCACGGCTGTATGCCGATCGGCCACGAGCCGGCCGGTGAGGTGCTGCAGGTCGGCCGCGAGGTGCGCGACATCGCGGTCGGTGACCGGGTGGTGGTCAATCCCATGGCAATCGCCGATGACATCATCGGCAACGGCGGTTCGACCGGTGCGCTGGCCGATTACCTGCTGATCAAGGATGCCGTTCGGGGTCAGAGCCTCGAGGTGGTGCCCGACCACATCCCGTACGAGGTCGCGGCCCTCAACGAGCCCATGGCGGTTGCCCTTCACGCGGTGAACCAGGTGGCTCCTCAGCCGAGTGACCAGGTGCTCGTGCTCGGAGCCGGGCCCATCGGCCTGGGCATCACGATCGCCTTGAAATCGAGGGGAGTCAAACACGTTGTGGTGGCGGATATTCTGCCGTCGCGCCTGGAGAAAGCACTGAAAGTCGGCGCGGATGCGGTGATCAACTCCAGGGACGAGGACGTCGTCGCGCGATTGATCGAACTGCACGGTCCAGGGGATTCGATGTGGCCGAACAAGGCCGGCACGGACGTGTTCCTGGACGCCGCTGGCGTTCCGGCGGCAGTCGAAACCGCCCTCGCCGCTGCCAAGCGAGGAGCCAAGCTCGGCATCGTGGCGGTTCACAAAGAGCCGATCGGCATCGACTTCATGAACCTGATGAGCAACGAACTCACGATCATCGGTTCGATGGGCTATCCCACCGAGATCTTCGAGGTGACCAAGGACATCATCGACAACTGGGAGAAATATCAGCTGATCATCAGCCACACCTTCGATTTCGTCGATCTGGACCAGGCATTGCAGTGTGTGGCCACCCCGGGCGCGGCCGACAAGGTCGTCATCACGATGCGCGGTGAATGA
- a CDS encoding IclR family transcriptional regulator, whose amino-acid sequence MTMAVEKAGETPSAVIDRVSLVLDVFDGPGRLTLAEIVRRTGLPRSSAHRILERLVQLRWLRRDGRDYELGMRLVELGSLALHQDRIHRAAIPLLRDLHRATGLVVHLAVLDGSDVVYLEKIGGQMVAAIPTRIGGRQPAHCTAVGKAILADNPPADIDLTSGRTRFSISNERQLAAELAKVRAHGVAFEREESLVGFGCVAAPIGPAGAAVAAVSVCGPMNRITFDQRLAAPVRMTAMGIWRNAEDGPQRVVPTLQPLRPLRGGSIVGSRTSATLLPA is encoded by the coding sequence ATGACAATGGCTGTCGAAAAGGCGGGCGAGACGCCCAGCGCCGTCATTGACCGGGTGTCCCTGGTCCTCGATGTCTTCGACGGACCCGGCCGGCTGACGTTGGCCGAGATCGTGCGCCGGACTGGTCTGCCACGCTCCTCGGCCCACCGCATCCTGGAGCGTCTGGTCCAATTGCGGTGGCTGCGTCGCGACGGGCGCGACTACGAATTGGGCATGAGGCTGGTCGAGCTCGGATCTTTGGCGCTGCACCAGGATCGCATCCACCGCGCGGCGATTCCTTTGCTGCGCGACCTGCACCGCGCCACCGGGCTGGTGGTCCACCTGGCTGTCCTCGATGGCTCCGATGTGGTGTACCTGGAGAAGATCGGCGGCCAGATGGTGGCAGCCATCCCCACGCGGATCGGAGGACGGCAGCCGGCGCACTGTACGGCGGTCGGCAAGGCGATCTTGGCCGACAACCCTCCGGCCGACATTGACCTGACCTCAGGCCGGACGCGTTTCTCGATCTCCAATGAGCGGCAACTCGCCGCCGAACTGGCGAAGGTCCGCGCCCATGGCGTCGCATTCGAACGCGAAGAATCGTTGGTCGGGTTCGGCTGCGTGGCCGCTCCGATCGGGCCCGCCGGAGCCGCGGTAGCCGCGGTTTCGGTGTGCGGTCCCATGAACCGGATCACCTTCGACCAGCGGCTGGCGGCACCGGTACGTATGACGGCTATGGGCATCTGGCGAAATGCCGAAGACGGACCTCAGCGAGTGGTCCCCACCCTGCAGCCCCTCCGGCCTTTGCGCGGCGGCAGCATTGTCGGGTCTCGCACCTCGGCCACCCTGCTCCCGGCATGA
- a CDS encoding NADH:flavin oxidoreductase — MTDPFSPAQLGPVTLRNRVIKAATSEGRSPNGLVTDDLIDFHRSFAEGGVGMTTVAYCCVSPQGASAPGQIVMNGKALPGLRRLTDVVHGAGAAISAQLGHAGVVAQKKLTGVTAVAPSKFINPTSFAYCREITRSEIAQVIDQFGDAAQVAVDAGFDAVELHFGHLYLPSSFLSPLINRRKDEYGGDIDNRSRFVREIAARVREVVGDRVAVIAKLDMDDGLPGSIWIDEALRTAQLLDADGTLDAIELTQGSSVYKPMYLFRGDVPVKEFAKVMPPALRPAVRLVGKQTMGVYPYRDLYMLEAARQFVPVMRNTKLILLGGINDRDHLETGMREGFDFFAMGRALLREPDRVNTMIAEPASRSRCTHNNKCMVTVFSRTHCVLDPDQRYGVASEAEQVS; from the coding sequence ATGACCGATCCGTTCAGCCCAGCTCAGCTCGGACCAGTAACACTGCGTAACCGCGTGATCAAAGCCGCCACGTCGGAAGGCCGCTCGCCCAATGGGTTGGTCACCGACGACCTCATCGACTTTCATCGAAGCTTCGCCGAGGGCGGTGTGGGGATGACGACGGTGGCCTACTGCTGTGTATCTCCCCAGGGCGCGAGTGCGCCCGGTCAGATCGTCATGAACGGCAAGGCACTGCCGGGACTGCGCCGGCTCACCGACGTCGTGCACGGTGCGGGAGCGGCAATTTCGGCGCAGCTCGGGCATGCCGGTGTCGTGGCACAGAAGAAGCTGACCGGTGTCACCGCGGTGGCGCCGAGCAAGTTCATCAACCCCACCTCGTTCGCCTATTGTCGTGAGATCACCCGCAGCGAAATCGCCCAGGTGATCGACCAGTTCGGCGACGCGGCGCAGGTTGCGGTCGACGCCGGATTCGACGCCGTCGAGTTGCATTTCGGACATCTCTACCTGCCGAGTTCGTTCCTGAGTCCGCTGATCAATCGCCGTAAAGACGAGTACGGTGGCGACATCGACAACCGATCGCGGTTCGTGCGGGAGATCGCGGCAAGAGTGCGTGAGGTGGTCGGTGATCGGGTCGCGGTGATCGCCAAGCTGGACATGGACGACGGGCTTCCGGGCAGCATCTGGATCGACGAGGCGTTGCGCACCGCTCAACTCCTCGACGCCGATGGCACGTTGGATGCCATAGAACTGACTCAGGGTTCGTCGGTGTACAAGCCCATGTACCTGTTCCGTGGCGACGTTCCTGTCAAGGAATTCGCAAAGGTGATGCCGCCGGCGTTGCGGCCGGCCGTCAGGCTGGTCGGCAAGCAGACGATGGGTGTCTATCCCTACCGAGACCTATACATGCTGGAGGCCGCTCGGCAATTCGTGCCCGTCATGCGCAACACGAAACTGATTCTGTTGGGCGGCATCAATGATCGGGACCATCTCGAGACGGGAATGCGGGAGGGATTCGACTTCTTCGCGATGGGCCGGGCGTTGCTGCGCGAACCGGACCGGGTCAACACGATGATTGCCGAACCCGCCTCACGCAGCCGCTGCACGCACAACAACAAGTGCATGGTGACAGTGTTCAGCCGCACCCATTGCGTGCTCGATCCCGATCAACGCTACGGGGTCGCGTCAGAGGCGGAGCAGGTCAGCTAG
- a CDS encoding helix-turn-helix domain-containing protein yields MNAKLGQPDERGQDPSPPTRRVVAVVELLADRADSHLTLAEICRELDISRSTGHAILTTLCSCDWVLRDPLSGKYSLGAGLPTTTPRAAPLSRMLREPLRQLCSAIGMAACISELSDGRLAVIESAAPGASRPPVQAGVRLPFVAPFGREFVAWAPTTVREEWLAAAGPVNDVYRARMPKVLKEVQRRGYGIERLSDPLLKVFAALLALEDTTAEDPVAARLAGAVADLTIIDFLPGELNKIAQHPLATISAPIFDADGDVVMSVSAQPYKQLTVEEVRNIGASVVGFAEYASSLVARHAPAIQAHHRAHNEART; encoded by the coding sequence ATGAACGCCAAGCTAGGCCAGCCTGACGAACGGGGTCAAGACCCGTCACCACCGACTCGCCGCGTCGTCGCCGTCGTCGAGTTGCTCGCCGACCGAGCGGACAGTCACCTGACCCTGGCAGAAATATGCCGCGAGCTGGATATCAGCCGATCCACCGGTCATGCGATCTTGACCACGCTGTGCTCGTGCGACTGGGTCTTGCGTGACCCGCTGAGCGGGAAGTACAGCCTGGGCGCGGGCCTTCCCACGACCACCCCACGGGCGGCACCGCTGTCGCGAATGCTGCGCGAGCCATTGCGGCAGCTGTGCTCGGCCATCGGTATGGCCGCATGCATTTCGGAACTCAGCGACGGCCGGCTGGCCGTGATCGAATCGGCCGCCCCCGGTGCAAGCCGCCCGCCGGTGCAAGCCGGGGTGCGGCTGCCGTTCGTGGCGCCGTTCGGTCGAGAGTTCGTGGCGTGGGCGCCGACGACCGTGCGCGAAGAGTGGTTGGCCGCAGCCGGTCCGGTCAATGACGTCTATCGGGCGCGAATGCCCAAGGTCCTCAAGGAGGTTCAGCGGCGCGGATACGGCATCGAACGACTCAGCGATCCGCTACTCAAAGTGTTCGCAGCCCTGCTCGCACTCGAAGACACCACCGCGGAAGATCCTGTGGCAGCACGGCTGGCAGGCGCCGTCGCCGACTTGACGATCATCGACTTCTTACCCGGTGAGCTGAACAAGATCGCGCAGCACCCACTCGCCACGATCTCTGCGCCGATTTTCGATGCGGACGGCGACGTTGTGATGTCGGTGTCCGCACAGCCGTACAAGCAGCTCACCGTCGAAGAGGTGCGGAACATCGGCGCCAGCGTTGTCGGGTTTGCCGAATATGCCAGTTCGCTCGTCGCGCGACACGCACCGGCCATCCAAGCGCACCACCGAGCGCACAACGAGGCAAGAACGTGA
- a CDS encoding nuclear transport factor 2 family protein, giving the protein MPSTKDDQIAHTIRRYVSLLATGSTDDLLELFAEDATVEDPVGSDVRAGRNEIREFFSTLQQLERQTELVLLRVVGNEAAFSFTITFKVGDTPMRLQPIDTMTFDGHGKITSVRSYFAPADLAEV; this is encoded by the coding sequence ATGCCGTCAACCAAAGATGACCAGATTGCCCATACGATTCGTCGCTACGTCTCGCTGCTCGCGACCGGAAGCACCGATGATCTCCTGGAGCTGTTCGCCGAAGACGCGACCGTGGAGGATCCGGTAGGCAGTGATGTCCGCGCCGGCCGGAATGAGATCCGCGAATTCTTCTCCACCTTGCAGCAATTGGAGCGTCAGACCGAGCTGGTCCTGCTCCGTGTGGTCGGGAACGAGGCAGCGTTCTCGTTCACCATCACCTTCAAGGTCGGCGACACCCCGATGCGCCTGCAGCCGATCGACACGATGACATTCGACGGGCACGGCAAGATCACCTCGGTGCGAAGCTATTTCGCGCCCGCGGACCTCGCCGAGGTATAA
- a CDS encoding sulfotransferase family protein — protein MQREVLVGLENLSVDLDPAAMIAEAMEKTGLDDFGSDDFHPRLGAYAGAVDVDSGNTNLNRFILRNRIVRLLSQRLLLTDLLRRYPEIHDVEIERPIIVVGLPRSGTTHLVNLIASDPRRRALPYWESQEPFPMHGEGPDVNGVDPRFARSVAEHESAMVMTPLVQYMHDRFPQAIEEEVEILDLDFASYVLEWHCRVPQWRDVYLGLDQDQHYGYLRTVLKALTFLRGPRQWVLKSPQHCEQLGPLTRTFPDATVAFTHRDPVAVIQSAVTMLAYGDRMRRTEIDPEGLVDYWIDRIERLLRACVRDRDLIGPDRSVDIGFHQLNGNEIPILETLYGYNGTALTEDTRAAFARYLHDNPRGKHGQIRYDLRRHFGRTPGQVRSRFGFYFDRFDVREEA, from the coding sequence ATGCAGCGAGAGGTTCTCGTAGGGCTGGAGAACCTCTCGGTGGACCTCGATCCGGCCGCCATGATCGCCGAAGCGATGGAGAAGACGGGGCTGGACGACTTCGGGTCTGACGATTTCCACCCGCGACTCGGCGCCTACGCCGGGGCAGTGGATGTAGACAGCGGCAACACGAATCTCAACCGCTTCATTCTGCGAAACCGAATTGTTCGGTTGCTCTCGCAACGGTTGTTGTTGACAGATCTGCTGCGTCGCTACCCCGAGATCCACGACGTCGAAATCGAACGTCCGATCATCGTCGTCGGGCTACCACGCTCGGGGACAACGCATCTCGTCAACCTCATCGCGTCCGATCCCAGGCGGCGCGCGTTGCCGTATTGGGAGAGCCAGGAACCTTTCCCGATGCACGGTGAAGGTCCTGACGTCAACGGCGTGGACCCGAGATTCGCGCGCAGTGTCGCCGAGCACGAGTCGGCAATGGTCATGACGCCACTGGTGCAGTACATGCACGACCGATTTCCGCAGGCGATCGAGGAGGAAGTCGAGATCCTCGATCTGGACTTCGCGAGCTATGTGCTGGAGTGGCATTGCCGAGTGCCGCAATGGCGCGATGTCTATCTGGGATTGGATCAGGACCAGCATTACGGTTATCTACGTACGGTTCTCAAGGCCCTGACGTTCTTACGCGGTCCGCGTCAGTGGGTGCTGAAGTCGCCGCAACACTGTGAGCAACTCGGACCGCTGACACGCACGTTCCCGGATGCCACCGTCGCGTTCACCCACCGGGACCCCGTCGCCGTCATCCAATCCGCGGTCACGATGCTGGCGTACGGAGATCGGATGCGGCGTACGGAGATCGATCCGGAAGGGCTGGTGGACTACTGGATCGACCGGATCGAGCGGCTGCTGCGGGCTTGTGTGCGCGACCGGGATCTGATCGGCCCGGACCGCAGCGTCGACATCGGGTTCCATCAGCTCAACGGCAACGAGATTCCGATTCTCGAAACGTTGTACGGCTACAACGGGACTGCGTTGACCGAAGATACCCGGGCGGCGTTTGCCCGCTACCTGCATGACAACCCGCGGGGCAAACACGGCCAAATACGGTATGACCTCCGACGCCACTTCGGCCGGACACCGGGCCAGGTCCGGTCACGCTTCGGGTTCTACTTCGACCGATTCGACGTACGGGAGGAAGCGTGA
- a CDS encoding alpha/beta hydrolase has protein sequence MTLDPQIAGLIETLDSGFPPVHTMTGAQARTTIRSRFVANPEPEPVASVTDHQVPVDNGRIDVRIYRPDASEPLPMLVYAHGGGFVFCDLDSHDALCRNLANLIPAVVVSVAYRLAPEHRWPTAAEDLYAATRWASERATEFGADPSRVAVGGDSAGGNLAAVTTLMARDRGEPQLAGQLLLYPVIAADFDTESYRLFGRGFYNPRPALQWYWDQYVPQVGDRQNPYASPLHGDLSGLPPAVVVLAGHDPLRDEGIAYASALESAGVPTTRCTFDGGIHGFMTMPMLDIAHRARRQASSALADLLRL, from the coding sequence ATGACGCTTGATCCACAGATCGCGGGCCTGATCGAAACCCTCGATTCAGGGTTCCCACCGGTCCACACGATGACCGGTGCACAGGCCCGCACGACCATCCGCAGCCGGTTTGTCGCCAACCCCGAGCCTGAACCGGTGGCCTCCGTCACCGACCATCAGGTGCCGGTCGACAACGGGCGCATCGATGTCCGGATCTACCGTCCCGACGCGTCGGAACCGCTGCCCATGCTGGTGTATGCCCACGGCGGAGGGTTTGTGTTCTGCGACCTCGACAGCCACGACGCGCTGTGCCGAAACCTGGCCAATCTCATTCCGGCCGTGGTGGTTTCAGTGGCCTACCGGCTGGCCCCCGAGCACCGCTGGCCTACGGCCGCCGAGGACCTCTATGCCGCCACCCGGTGGGCGTCCGAGCGTGCCACCGAGTTCGGCGCCGACCCGTCACGGGTGGCGGTCGGCGGCGACAGTGCGGGCGGCAACCTCGCCGCGGTGACGACGCTGATGGCTCGCGACCGCGGCGAGCCGCAACTGGCCGGGCAACTCCTGCTGTACCCGGTGATCGCCGCGGACTTCGACACCGAGTCCTACCGGCTGTTCGGCAGAGGCTTCTACAACCCGCGCCCAGCACTGCAGTGGTACTGGGATCAGTACGTGCCCCAGGTTGGAGACCGGCAAAACCCTTACGCTTCACCGCTACACGGCGACCTCAGTGGATTGCCACCAGCCGTCGTGGTTCTCGCCGGTCATGATCCCCTACGCGACGAGGGCATCGCCTATGCGAGCGCTCTCGAGTCGGCGGGTGTGCCGACTACCCGGTGCACCTTCGACGGTGGCATCCACGGCTTCATGACGATGCCGATGCTCGACATCGCCCATCGGGCCAGGCGGCAGGCCAGCAGCGCGCTAGCTGACCTGCTCCGCCTCTGA
- a CDS encoding FAD-dependent oxidoreductase → MTVTDDIRPIPAGTVTEWADEADVVIAGYGVAGAAAAVEATRAGADVLVLERTGSWGGAASMAGGFIYLGGGTEIQKACGFDDSVDNMTAFLNAAMGPGADAARIADYCEGSVAHFDWLVGCGVPFKAEFFGEPGWEPMGDQGLMYSGGENSYPFNTIATPAPRGHVPQMQNKKQGESSAGYMLMKGLVDTATAAGARSLYDVRVVALIVESDGRVVGIRTRRYGTTMDIRARRGVVLATGSFAYNDAMVSQYAPRIAGRPAASIEQHDGQAIRMAQALGADLAHMDATEVALFIDPQQLVRGILVNERGQRYVAEDTYPGRAGQLTLYHQNNTAYLIIDGDAQEEAMASLSPQLMMRPPTWVADTVADLEAEIGLPPNSLQATVDAYNEGAARGEDPLLHKKSQWLKPIKSPVGAIDLRESTGGFTLGGLHTTLDAEVLHVSGKPIPGLFAAGRCTAGLAAYGYASGVSLGDGSFYGRRAGRAAAKA, encoded by the coding sequence ATGACAGTCACCGACGACATCCGACCCATCCCGGCCGGCACGGTCACCGAGTGGGCCGACGAGGCTGACGTGGTGATCGCCGGTTACGGCGTTGCCGGCGCGGCCGCTGCGGTAGAGGCAACACGTGCGGGAGCCGACGTACTGGTTCTGGAACGCACCGGCTCATGGGGCGGAGCCGCCTCCATGGCAGGTGGCTTCATCTACCTCGGCGGTGGGACAGAGATCCAAAAAGCTTGCGGCTTCGATGATTCCGTCGACAACATGACCGCGTTTCTCAACGCGGCCATGGGACCCGGCGCGGACGCCGCGCGCATCGCCGACTACTGCGAGGGCAGCGTCGCGCACTTCGATTGGCTCGTCGGCTGCGGCGTACCGTTCAAAGCGGAGTTCTTCGGCGAGCCAGGCTGGGAGCCGATGGGCGACCAGGGCCTCATGTACAGCGGTGGCGAGAACTCGTATCCGTTCAACACCATTGCCACACCGGCTCCGCGCGGGCACGTCCCGCAGATGCAGAACAAGAAGCAGGGCGAGTCCAGCGCGGGTTACATGCTGATGAAAGGCCTTGTCGACACCGCAACCGCGGCCGGAGCACGTTCGCTCTATGACGTGCGGGTGGTGGCCCTGATCGTCGAATCCGACGGCCGGGTCGTCGGCATCCGGACCCGCCGTTACGGCACGACGATGGACATCCGGGCGCGCCGCGGAGTTGTCCTGGCCACCGGCAGTTTCGCCTATAACGACGCCATGGTCTCCCAGTACGCGCCGCGCATCGCGGGGCGCCCGGCCGCCTCGATCGAGCAGCACGATGGGCAGGCCATCCGGATGGCGCAGGCGCTCGGCGCGGACCTGGCACACATGGACGCCACCGAGGTGGCGTTGTTCATCGATCCCCAGCAGTTGGTGCGCGGCATTTTGGTGAACGAACGTGGGCAGCGTTATGTCGCCGAGGACACCTATCCCGGTCGCGCCGGCCAGTTGACGCTGTACCACCAGAACAACACGGCGTATCTGATCATCGACGGCGACGCCCAGGAGGAGGCGATGGCCTCGCTCTCTCCCCAGCTGATGATGCGGCCGCCGACCTGGGTGGCCGACACCGTCGCCGACCTGGAGGCTGAGATCGGGCTGCCACCGAACTCACTGCAAGCCACCGTCGATGCCTACAACGAGGGGGCTGCCCGCGGCGAGGACCCGCTGCTGCACAAGAAATCGCAGTGGCTCAAGCCGATCAAATCTCCTGTGGGCGCCATCGATCTCCGCGAGAGCACCGGCGGTTTCACCCTCGGCGGGCTGCACACGACCCTCGATGCCGAGGTGCTCCATGTCAGCGGCAAGCCTATCCCGGGTTTGTTCGCGGCCGGGCGCTGTACTGCGGGCCTGGCGGCCTACGGCTATGCCAGCGGGGTGTCACTGGGCGACGGAAGTTTCTACGGTCGCCGGGCAGGACGGGCCGCGGCCAAGGCGTAG
- a CDS encoding SDR family NAD(P)-dependent oxidoreductase, with translation MTNRVLFDFSGTTALVTGGTSGIGHATASLLRDSGAEVTITGTRGGPEEYDVDLSGLKYRQLALTDANGIDALAAEFTELDVLINNAGANFPGGLDESTPEGFTESVAVNLLAPFRLTERLYGALKSSNAPGGASVIMFASMAAIRSVPVVPGYGSAKAGVLALTRNLAVKWAGDGIRVNAVVPGLVATRMTAPMDYVPEIKQEQVDHIPLGRFATPEEIASPILYLCSGNASYNTGSALVVDGGYSVL, from the coding sequence ATGACAAACCGTGTGCTGTTCGACTTCTCCGGTACGACTGCCCTCGTGACCGGAGGCACCAGCGGGATCGGCCATGCCACCGCATCGCTTCTCAGAGACAGTGGCGCGGAGGTGACGATCACCGGCACGAGAGGCGGGCCAGAAGAGTACGACGTCGACCTGTCGGGACTGAAGTATCGACAGCTGGCGCTGACCGATGCGAACGGAATCGATGCGTTGGCAGCAGAATTCACCGAACTGGATGTCCTGATCAACAACGCCGGGGCCAACTTCCCTGGTGGGCTCGACGAATCGACGCCGGAGGGTTTCACCGAGTCGGTGGCCGTCAATCTGCTGGCGCCATTCCGGCTGACCGAACGGCTGTACGGCGCACTGAAATCGTCGAACGCGCCGGGCGGGGCCAGCGTGATCATGTTCGCTTCCATGGCGGCCATCCGGTCGGTACCGGTGGTGCCCGGGTACGGATCGGCGAAGGCGGGAGTGCTCGCGCTCACCCGCAACCTGGCCGTGAAATGGGCGGGTGACGGCATCCGCGTCAACGCCGTCGTGCCAGGACTCGTGGCCACCCGCATGACGGCGCCGATGGACTACGTGCCGGAGATCAAACAGGAACAGGTGGACCACATTCCGCTCGGACGGTTCGCCACGCCGGAGGAGATCGCCAGTCCCATCCTCTACCTGTGCAGTGGAAACGCCTCGTACAACACCGGATCGGCGCTCGTCGTCGACGGTGGCTACAGCGTGCTCTGA
- a CDS encoding MBL fold metallo-hydrolase, whose protein sequence is MTSYQPAYLSRPGADDIVGAGAPATEVAPGIWLSPGLSNSYLLTTDAGRIVLNTGMGFEGPVHRANYDAIDTAPIRYVILTQGHVDHVGGLDTVADSESEIVAQANWETWRRDNDLLADFRARNSAFAWVDKVMDTIERTAARFGPPPPQSVPAPTIVVDDELVIELGGRRLELYATPGGETTDSMVVWLPQEGVCLCGNVFGALFGHIPNLVTMRGDRYRDALTVVESIERVRALGAETLLTGHFGPIVGKDRIEWELTRLRDAVMYLHDQTVAGMNAGKDVHTLMREVVLPPELDVGQGYGMVRWNVRAIWENYAGWFHHRSTAELYAEAPSVTEADLLELVGTAAVLGRARALRDAGEPVRAIRLAEMVHRAEPDDGEAKQVLIAAHQDLLQGSTNFWEAAWLREKIKELS, encoded by the coding sequence GTGACCAGTTACCAACCCGCATATCTGAGCCGCCCGGGGGCCGACGACATCGTCGGGGCGGGTGCGCCGGCAACGGAAGTAGCGCCGGGTATTTGGCTCTCGCCAGGCCTGTCGAACTCTTATCTGCTGACGACCGATGCCGGCCGGATCGTGCTGAACACCGGGATGGGTTTCGAGGGGCCCGTGCACCGGGCCAACTATGACGCCATCGACACCGCGCCGATCCGCTACGTCATCCTGACCCAAGGGCATGTCGACCACGTCGGTGGCCTCGACACCGTCGCCGACTCCGAGAGCGAGATCGTCGCCCAGGCCAACTGGGAAACGTGGCGGCGCGATAACGACCTGTTGGCCGACTTCCGGGCCAGGAACTCGGCGTTCGCGTGGGTCGACAAGGTGATGGACACGATCGAGCGCACGGCGGCACGATTCGGGCCTCCGCCACCGCAGAGCGTTCCTGCCCCGACGATCGTCGTCGACGACGAACTCGTCATCGAACTCGGCGGGCGCCGTTTGGAGCTTTATGCCACCCCCGGTGGTGAGACCACCGACAGCATGGTGGTGTGGCTTCCACAAGAAGGGGTCTGCCTGTGCGGCAACGTCTTCGGCGCGTTGTTCGGGCACATTCCGAACCTGGTGACGATGCGCGGGGACCGCTATCGGGATGCGCTGACGGTGGTCGAGTCCATCGAGCGGGTCCGCGCGCTGGGTGCCGAGACGTTGCTCACCGGACATTTCGGGCCGATCGTAGGCAAAGACCGGATCGAGTGGGAGTTGACGCGACTGCGTGACGCGGTGATGTACCTGCACGATCAAACTGTCGCGGGGATGAACGCAGGCAAGGACGTGCACACCTTGATGCGGGAAGTGGTACTGCCGCCCGAACTTGATGTGGGCCAAGGCTACGGCATGGTCCGGTGGAACGTGCGGGCCATCTGGGAGAACTACGCCGGCTGGTTCCATCATCGCTCCACGGCCGAACTCTATGCCGAGGCTCCGAGCGTCACCGAGGCCGATCTGCTCGAACTCGTCGGCACAGCCGCAGTTCTCGGCCGCGCCCGCGCACTGCGCGACGCCGGTGAACCGGTGCGTGCCATCCGTCTGGCCGAGATGGTGCATCGGGCCGAGCCCGATGACGGGGAGGCCAAGCAGGTGTTGATCGCTGCTCATCAGGATCTCCTGCAGGGCAGCACGAATTTCTGGGAAGCGGCCTGGCTGCGCGAAAAGATCAAGGAACTCTCATGA